TCGCCGTGCTGGTGACGGCTTGTGGTGGCGGTCCGGACGGTGCGGGCGGGACGTCGCAGGCCGCCGGCGCGCCCGCTTCGGGCATCCCGGACACCGCCGCCATCGTCCAGGGCGTGCAGAAGGACGCCCAGCTCAACGCGGCTCTGCCGGACACCGTCAAGCAGGCGGGCCTGCGCCTGGCCTCGAACCTGCAGTCCGCGCCCAACAACTTCTACGCCGCCGACGGCAAGACCCCGATCGGCTACGAGGTCGACCTCGCCAAGGCGATCGCCGCCAAGCTCGGCGTCACCGTGACCCACCAGGACATGGCGTTCGGCTCGCTCATCACCAGCCTCCAGTCCGGCCGCATCGACCTGACCATGGCCGGGATGAACGACACCAAGGCCCGCCAGGCCCAGATCGACTTCGTCGACTACTTCACCTCGGGCATCACGATCATGATCCGCAAGGGCAACCCGGACGGCATCACCGGGCCGGACACGCTCTGCGGCAAGAACGTCGCCGTCGTGCAGGGCACCAGCCACCAGAAGTTCGCCGCCGAGCAGAGCACCAAGTGCACCCAAGCCGGGAAGCCCGCGGTCACCGTCACCGCGACCGACAGCGACAACCAGAACCAGAACCAGCTGCGCACCGGCCGCGTGCAGGCCATCCTCAACGACCTGCCCAGCGCCGTCTACATCTCGCGGACGGCGGGCGAGGGCAAGTTCTTCGAGGTCGTCCCCGGCGAGCCGATCGACGGCGGCCCGTACGGTATCGGCGTCAACAAGGCCAACACGGCGTTGCGGGACTCCGTGCAGAAGGCGCTGCAGGCCCTGATCACCGACGGCACCTACGGCAAGATCCTCCAGGCCTGGGGCGTCGAGCAGGGCGCGATCAAGGAGGCCGCGGTCAATGGCGGGTCCTGAACCGCTTCCCATCGTCAGGCTGAGGCACTGGGGCCGCTGGGTCGCCGCCGGGATAATCCTCGCGCTGCTCGTGTTGCTGGGTATCGCGCTCGGCAACGCGCAGATCGCGTGGAACCAGGTCCCCGACTTCGTCTTCTACCGCATCATGGCGACCGGCCTGCTCAACACCGTCGTGCTGGCCGTGCTGTCGCAGGCCGTCGCGATCGTGCTCGGCATCGTCATCGCCCTGCTGCGGCGCAGCGCCAACCCGGTCGCCCGGTGGTTCGCCGCCGGGTACATCTGGATCTTCCGCGGCTTGCCCGTGCTGCTGCAGATCCTGCTCTGGTACAACCTGGCGCTCGTCTTCCCGGTGATCGACATCCCGTTCCTCGTCCACGAGCAGACGAACGTGCTGATCAGCGCGTTCACCGCCGCGTTCCTCGGCCTGGCACTCAACGAAAGCGCGTACATGGCCGAGATCGTCCGGGCCGGGCTGAACAGCGTCGACAGCGGGCAGGCCGAGGCGGCGAAGTCGATCGGCATGACGCCGGCGGCGACGCTGCGCCGGGTGGTGCTGCCGCAGGCCATGCGCGTGATCATCCCGCCCACCGGCAACGACTTCATCAACATGCTCAAGGGCACGTCGATGGCGTCGGTGATCGGCGTGACCGAGCTGATCCACGCGGCCAACAACATCTCGTCCAACAACCTCCTGGTGATGGAGACGCTGCTGGCCGCGGCCGTCTGGTACATGGTCGTGGTGACCGTCGCCGGCGTCGGCCAGCACTACCTGGAACGCGCGTTCGGCAACCCTGATCAGCTGGACCGCGGGCCGCTCGCCCGCGCGGGCAAGGCGTTGCGCGGCGTGCCGCTGGTGAGGAGTGCCCGTGTCTGAGCCGCTGCTGCGCGCCGTCGGCGTCCGGAAGTCCTACGGTCACACCGAAGTCCTCGGCGGGATCGACCTCGAAGTCCACAAGGGACAGGTCGTCTGCCTGCTCGGCCCGTCCGGCGCCGGGAAGAGCACGTTCCTGCGCTGCATCAACCACCTGGAGACCATCGACGCCGGCCAGATCTGGGTCGACGGCGAGCCGATCGGCTTCCGGCAGCGCGGTGGAAAACTGTACGAACTGCGCGAACGCGAGGTCGCCCGCCAGCGCCGTGACATCGGCATGGTGTTCCAGCGGTTCAACCTCTTCGCGCACCGGACGGCCCTGGAGAACGTCGTCGAGGGCCCGATCCGGGTACTCGGCGTCAAACCGGACGCTGCCCGCAAGCAGGGCCTCGAATTGCTGGATCGGGTGGGCCTCGGGCATCGCGGTGACGCCTACCCGGCGCAGCTGTCCGGCGGGCAGCAGCAACGCGTCGCGATCGCCCGGTCGCTGGCGATGAAGCCGAAACTGATGCTGTTCGACGAGCCGACGTCGGCCCTCGATCCGGAGCTGGTCGGCGAGGTCCTCGAGGTCATGAGTACGTTGGCGGGGGAGGGGATGACGATGGTCGTCGTGACGCACGAAATGAGCTTCGCCGCGGAGGCCGCCGACGAGGTGGTGTTCCTGGCCGACGGCGCCGTCGTCGAGACCGGTCCGCCGTCGGAGGTGCTGAGCGCGCCGAAGCACGACCGCACCCGGCAGTTCCTGGCGAGGATCCTCGCGTGACGCGGATTTCGCCCCGGTACCTGCTCCAGTTCGACGAGCCCGCCGGCTACCTCGACTTCGCCCGCTTCGGCCCGCCGTCGCACGCGGTCCTCGACACGACGGCCGCGCTGCTGCACCGGGCCACCA
This window of the Amycolatopsis balhimycina FH 1894 genome carries:
- a CDS encoding amino acid ABC transporter permease, with protein sequence MAGPEPLPIVRLRHWGRWVAAGIILALLVLLGIALGNAQIAWNQVPDFVFYRIMATGLLNTVVLAVLSQAVAIVLGIVIALLRRSANPVARWFAAGYIWIFRGLPVLLQILLWYNLALVFPVIDIPFLVHEQTNVLISAFTAAFLGLALNESAYMAEIVRAGLNSVDSGQAEAAKSIGMTPAATLRRVVLPQAMRVIIPPTGNDFINMLKGTSMASVIGVTELIHAANNISSNNLLVMETLLAAAVWYMVVVTVAGVGQHYLERAFGNPDQLDRGPLARAGKALRGVPLVRSARV
- a CDS encoding ABC transporter substrate-binding protein, yielding MSRSRVVQAGVLLASVAVLVTACGGGPDGAGGTSQAAGAPASGIPDTAAIVQGVQKDAQLNAALPDTVKQAGLRLASNLQSAPNNFYAADGKTPIGYEVDLAKAIAAKLGVTVTHQDMAFGSLITSLQSGRIDLTMAGMNDTKARQAQIDFVDYFTSGITIMIRKGNPDGITGPDTLCGKNVAVVQGTSHQKFAAEQSTKCTQAGKPAVTVTATDSDNQNQNQLRTGRVQAILNDLPSAVYISRTAGEGKFFEVVPGEPIDGGPYGIGVNKANTALRDSVQKALQALITDGTYGKILQAWGVEQGAIKEAAVNGGS
- a CDS encoding amino acid ABC transporter ATP-binding protein, whose translation is MSEPLLRAVGVRKSYGHTEVLGGIDLEVHKGQVVCLLGPSGAGKSTFLRCINHLETIDAGQIWVDGEPIGFRQRGGKLYELREREVARQRRDIGMVFQRFNLFAHRTALENVVEGPIRVLGVKPDAARKQGLELLDRVGLGHRGDAYPAQLSGGQQQRVAIARSLAMKPKLMLFDEPTSALDPELVGEVLEVMSTLAGEGMTMVVVTHEMSFAAEAADEVVFLADGAVVETGPPSEVLSAPKHDRTRQFLARILA